From a single Gemmatimonadota bacterium genomic region:
- a CDS encoding di-heme oxidoredictase family protein, whose product MRRSTRFASALVVSALTAACAEPTATGAAPGERLAALTDEERARFLLGRALFERIATPEEGLGPLFNAERCSGCHDQPTVGGGGATVPVLKATRFVDGTCSQLQELGGDNLQQRVTPLARAAGFGAESPPPEATATVAVVAPPLYGLGLIEAVAVQELERRADPTDADGDGISGRLPLRSDGQVARFGRKGDAVTVREFVESALLFELGFTTDASPVDEAHNGTALPASVDPAPDPEMDAETVGLLTDYIRLLASVAPAPVEGGSADSVRAGSDVFGRVGCARCHTPELTTGDAPEGALRHRTIALYSDLLLHDLGGAESDVCTAVAAPGELRTAPLWGLRLRRSLMHGGTAPDVEAAILQHGGEAAAVVAAFNGLEAPERAALLRFLSSL is encoded by the coding sequence ATGCGGCGGAGCACCCGCTTCGCGTCTGCGCTCGTCGTCAGCGCGCTCACGGCTGCCTGCGCCGAGCCAACCGCCACGGGCGCGGCACCCGGCGAACGGCTGGCGGCTCTCACCGACGAGGAGCGCGCCCGCTTCCTGTTGGGCCGGGCGTTGTTCGAGCGCATCGCCACGCCCGAAGAGGGATTGGGGCCGCTCTTCAACGCCGAGCGCTGCTCAGGCTGCCACGACCAACCGACCGTGGGGGGAGGGGGTGCGACGGTGCCGGTGCTCAAGGCCACACGCTTCGTGGATGGGACGTGCAGCCAGCTGCAGGAGCTGGGTGGTGACAACCTGCAGCAGCGGGTGACCCCGCTGGCGCGGGCAGCGGGCTTCGGCGCCGAGTCGCCTCCGCCCGAGGCCACCGCCACGGTGGCGGTGGTCGCGCCGCCCCTGTATGGACTGGGCTTGATCGAAGCGGTGGCCGTGCAGGAACTGGAGCGGCGGGCGGACCCCACGGACGCGGACGGGGACGGGATCTCGGGGCGGCTGCCGCTCCGCTCCGACGGGCAGGTGGCCCGCTTCGGACGCAAAGGGGATGCGGTCACGGTCCGGGAGTTTGTCGAGAGTGCTCTTCTCTTCGAGCTCGGCTTCACCACGGACGCATCTCCGGTCGATGAGGCGCACAACGGAACGGCCTTGCCCGCGTCGGTGGACCCGGCACCGGATCCCGAGATGGATGCGGAGACGGTGGGGCTGCTCACGGACTACATCCGGTTGCTGGCATCCGTGGCCCCCGCACCGGTCGAAGGCGGGAGCGCCGACTCCGTCCGTGCAGGCTCCGACGTGTTCGGGCGCGTCGGGTGTGCCCGCTGCCACACGCCGGAACTCACCACGGGTGACGCACCCGAGGGTGCCCTGCGCCACCGGACCATCGCGCTCTATTCCGATCTCTTGCTCCACGACCTCGGTGGCGCCGAGTCGGACGTGTGCACGGCGGTCGCGGCGCCCGGTGAGCTACGAACCGCGCCCCTCTGGGGACTGCGTTTGCGCCGGTCGTTGATGCACGGCGGCACGGCGCCGGACGTGGAGGCGGCCATTCTCCAGCACGGCGGCGAGGCGGCGGCGGTCGTGGCGGCCTTCAACGGACTGGAGGCGCCGGAGCGGGCGGCCCTCCTGCGCTTCCTTTCCAGCCTCTAG
- a CDS encoding ABC transporter permease yields the protein MSGDTARRLIRALSAFVPSHRRSEWLEEWLAELAVLERLSAAERRSAGLPGLAGFALGALPHALWTQREGWTMDSVRMDLRYALRGLRRNPLFAIAAAVTLALGVAANASIFALINGLLLRPPADVSNPERLVQIARSYETDPRWDNFSWPALKLIESEADAFESVAGVQDAAFVIGEGADVEQVHGQYVTGSYFPLLGLTPAAGRLLYPSDDLEPGAHAVVVLGHSLWIRRFGGDPSVIGRSIRLGSQPFEVVGVAPAGFQGVRALGGQPALWVPTMQSPPVAGRLPFDEWGWSSYDVIGRLREGVTFAAARASMDVVSTRLREASATNRDMVVLLEPGVGLDPSERAEATRISLILFLIVGVVLLIACSNVASLFLARTSGRRGELGVRQALGAGRLRVARHLVTESVLLGLASSVVALPIVLSSGRFLPALFPYSFSASLAPDASVFAVLLGLGVAAGILFGVLPAWMSTRGDLAGTLREGAPTAGRRRQRARDGLVVAQLGLSLGLVAAAGLLGRSILNARSADPGFRPDGLTTAVLYLDPTGRYDSEGGRALFGRISDAVAALPGVQAVTLANQMPIAGGHSRATVRPLDRDDVDYEAENIIVGKGYFETLGIPIHRGRALRGPGEEPEPVVVINEALAELFWPGQDPIGQYLAGEPSARVVGVAADVQMRSLRAPARPAVYHPLDARYSSLMVLHVRAQPGRTVSAPDLRTVIGMVDPGLPVPSVVDLRSAVASSLQETRTIGLLIAVFAGLALVLAAVGLYGLIAFTASQRVREMGIRMALGAERGTLVWLILLRGLTVTGLGLGAGLLIAAALGSALRSLLFGVRASDPAVLGAAVLALVVTALLAAWIPARRASRLDAVRALTRP from the coding sequence ATGAGTGGCGACACCGCCCGGCGCCTGATCCGGGCCCTCAGTGCCTTCGTCCCCTCCCATCGACGGTCGGAGTGGTTGGAGGAGTGGCTGGCGGAACTCGCGGTACTGGAGCGCCTGAGCGCCGCCGAGCGTCGCTCCGCCGGACTGCCGGGACTGGCAGGCTTTGCGTTGGGCGCACTGCCGCACGCCCTGTGGACACAACGGGAGGGGTGGACGATGGACAGCGTGAGGATGGACCTGCGCTACGCGCTACGCGGCCTGAGGCGGAACCCGCTCTTCGCCATCGCGGCCGCGGTGACGCTGGCGCTGGGCGTCGCTGCCAACGCGTCCATCTTCGCACTGATCAACGGGCTGTTGCTGCGCCCCCCCGCGGACGTGAGCAATCCGGAGCGCCTGGTCCAGATCGCTCGTTCCTACGAGACGGACCCGCGCTGGGACAACTTCTCCTGGCCGGCGCTGAAGCTGATCGAGTCCGAGGCGGACGCGTTCGAGTCGGTGGCCGGCGTCCAAGATGCCGCCTTCGTGATCGGTGAGGGTGCCGACGTCGAGCAAGTGCACGGACAGTACGTCACCGGCTCCTACTTCCCCCTCCTCGGGCTCACGCCCGCCGCCGGTCGGCTCTTGTATCCTTCCGACGACCTGGAGCCGGGCGCTCATGCGGTCGTGGTGCTGGGCCACTCCCTCTGGATCCGTCGCTTCGGAGGTGATCCCTCGGTGATCGGCCGTTCGATCCGTCTGGGTAGTCAACCGTTTGAAGTGGTGGGCGTCGCACCGGCCGGCTTCCAGGGCGTGCGCGCGCTCGGCGGTCAGCCTGCCCTCTGGGTACCGACCATGCAGTCTCCGCCGGTCGCCGGCCGACTTCCCTTCGACGAATGGGGGTGGAGCTCGTATGACGTGATCGGGCGGTTGCGGGAGGGAGTCACGTTCGCTGCGGCTCGCGCCTCCATGGATGTGGTGTCCACCCGCCTACGCGAGGCATCCGCCACCAACCGGGACATGGTCGTGCTGCTCGAGCCCGGCGTCGGCCTCGATCCCAGCGAGCGCGCGGAGGCCACGCGCATCTCGCTGATCCTCTTTCTGATCGTGGGCGTGGTGCTGCTGATCGCGTGCTCCAACGTGGCCAGCCTCTTCCTGGCGCGCACGAGCGGGCGCCGCGGCGAGCTCGGCGTGCGCCAGGCCCTGGGCGCGGGACGCCTGCGCGTCGCGCGACACCTGGTGACCGAGAGCGTGTTGTTGGGCCTGGCTTCCTCGGTGGTAGCGCTTCCCATCGTGCTGTCCAGCGGACGGTTCCTGCCCGCGCTCTTCCCCTACTCGTTTTCGGCCTCGCTGGCGCCGGACGCCTCGGTGTTCGCGGTGCTGCTGGGCCTCGGGGTCGCCGCGGGCATTCTGTTCGGAGTGCTGCCCGCCTGGATGAGCACACGGGGCGACCTTGCCGGCACCTTGAGGGAAGGTGCTCCGACCGCCGGCCGGCGGCGCCAGCGGGCCCGCGACGGACTGGTGGTGGCGCAACTCGGACTCTCGCTCGGTCTGGTGGCGGCGGCAGGCCTGCTCGGCCGCAGCATCCTCAACGCCCGCTCCGCCGACCCTGGCTTCCGGCCGGACGGCCTCACCACGGCCGTGCTCTACCTCGACCCCACAGGACGCTATGACTCGGAGGGCGGCCGAGCGCTCTTCGGGCGCATCTCCGACGCGGTGGCCGCCCTCCCGGGCGTGCAGGCGGTGACGCTCGCCAACCAGATGCCGATTGCGGGCGGACACTCCCGCGCCACCGTCCGTCCCCTCGACCGCGACGACGTGGACTACGAGGCGGAGAACATCATCGTTGGGAAGGGCTACTTCGAGACCCTGGGAATCCCCATCCATCGGGGCCGAGCCCTCCGCGGACCCGGAGAGGAACCCGAGCCGGTCGTGGTGATCAACGAGGCGCTGGCAGAGCTCTTCTGGCCAGGGCAGGACCCGATCGGGCAGTATCTGGCGGGCGAACCCTCGGCTCGTGTGGTGGGCGTAGCCGCCGACGTACAGATGCGCAGCTTGCGCGCACCGGCGCGTCCAGCGGTGTATCATCCCCTGGATGCGCGCTACTCGTCGCTGATGGTGCTGCACGTGCGCGCACAACCCGGCAGGACCGTGTCCGCCCCGGATCTGCGCACCGTCATCGGGATGGTCGATCCGGGATTGCCGGTTCCGTCCGTCGTGGATCTACGGAGCGCCGTCGCGTCGTCCCTGCAGGAGACGCGCACCATCGGGCTCTTGATCGCCGTCTTCGCTGGCCTGGCGTTGGTGCTGGCCGCCGTCGGCCTGTACGGGCTCATCGCGTTCACTGCGTCCCAACGCGTCCGTGAGATGGGCATCCGCATGGCGCTCGGCGCGGAGCGCGGCACCCTGGTCTGGCTCATCCTGCTGCGGGGCCTCACGGTCACGGGATTGGGCCTCGGCGCCGGACTTCTGATCGCGGCGGCGCTGGGCAGCGCGCTCCGGAGTCTGCTGTTCGGCGTGCGGGCCTCCGATCCCGCGGTCCTGGGTGCCGCGGTGCTGGCGTTGGTGGTCACGGCGCTGCTGGCCGCCTGGATCCCGGCCCGTCGGGCTTCCCGGCTGGATGCGGTGCGGGCGCTGACCCGCCCCTGA
- a CDS encoding cold-shock protein: MRTRGKVKWFNDEKGFGFITPEDGSKDCFVHHTAIQGSGFKTLAEGATVEFDVVAGTKGPAAENVSVV; this comes from the coding sequence ATGCGTACCAGAGGCAAAGTGAAGTGGTTCAACGACGAAAAGGGCTTTGGTTTCATCACGCCCGAGGACGGGAGCAAGGATTGCTTCGTCCATCACACCGCCATCCAGGGATCGGGGTTCAAGACCCTGGCTGAGGGAGCGACGGTGGAGTTCGACGTGGTGGCCGGAACCAAGGGCCCCGCAGCGGAGAACGTCTCCGTAGTCTGA
- a CDS encoding peptidylprolyl isomerase, whose amino-acid sequence MPTSTSATGSVRSDARPARLRDRLVRLASVGLLALAGCAQGSDAPVARVGTWALSQERLTDLLLLAQPLPLDSVTVAGLVDHWVAMSALAQRMAEGVDLDAPELVDASLWLERREAVLAAERTARLGVAASVSVASASREFAADSLVLLAHVLRRTTPATSEAERQLQKRTAQEILERLRAGGGWPEAVARSEDDETRDDLGLLGLVRREDLPQPLAIAASGLQPGQVSSVVESAQGFHVLYRPRFSEVESLYPRLLSERRLAGLDQAANRALLDSLNLEVGARAMEVVRALAGSPTPEGGSEPVLSWQGGRLSEDVVARHVAALPPDARARLRDADADAIRVFLDELVAREARLAGAARAGIDVDSETREALRAMHRRDVSEWHAALTGRSGAMPGPQDLDRYMEDLVARRVPLQPVPPLLKVRLLEGLAWTADARAIRNATETARTLLTTVTPGRGP is encoded by the coding sequence ATGCCGACATCCACTTCAGCGACGGGCTCCGTTCGCAGTGACGCACGGCCCGCGCGCCTGCGCGACCGCCTGGTCCGCTTGGCGTCGGTGGGTTTGTTGGCGTTGGCGGGGTGCGCCCAGGGCTCCGACGCGCCCGTGGCGCGGGTCGGTACCTGGGCGTTGTCCCAGGAGCGACTGACGGACCTGCTGCTGTTGGCCCAACCGCTTCCGCTCGATTCCGTGACCGTCGCAGGGCTGGTGGACCATTGGGTGGCGATGTCCGCCCTGGCGCAGCGGATGGCGGAGGGCGTCGACCTCGACGCCCCCGAGCTGGTGGACGCCTCGTTGTGGCTGGAGCGTCGTGAGGCGGTGCTCGCCGCGGAGCGGACCGCCCGCCTCGGAGTGGCAGCGTCCGTATCCGTGGCGTCTGCGAGTCGCGAGTTCGCGGCCGACAGCCTCGTGCTGCTGGCCCATGTGCTGCGCCGCACCACGCCCGCGACCTCCGAGGCGGAGCGGCAGCTGCAGAAGCGGACCGCGCAGGAGATCCTGGAGCGGCTCCGCGCGGGCGGAGGATGGCCCGAGGCAGTCGCGCGTAGCGAGGACGACGAGACGCGAGACGACCTGGGCCTGCTGGGCCTGGTGCGGCGGGAAGACCTACCGCAGCCGCTCGCGATCGCCGCCAGCGGGTTGCAGCCCGGGCAGGTGTCCTCGGTCGTCGAGAGCGCGCAGGGGTTCCACGTGCTCTATCGCCCGCGGTTCAGTGAGGTCGAGAGCTTGTACCCGAGGCTGCTCTCGGAACGGCGGCTCGCGGGCCTCGACCAGGCGGCCAACCGCGCCTTGTTGGATTCGCTGAACCTGGAGGTGGGCGCCAGGGCGATGGAAGTCGTGCGCGCTTTGGCCGGGTCGCCGACTCCCGAGGGGGGGAGCGAGCCGGTCCTGTCCTGGCAGGGGGGCCGTCTGAGCGAGGATGTCGTCGCCCGGCACGTGGCTGCGCTCCCGCCCGATGCGCGAGCTCGCCTCCGCGACGCCGATGCGGACGCCATCCGTGTCTTCCTCGACGAGCTGGTGGCCCGTGAGGCCCGCCTGGCTGGGGCTGCACGCGCGGGGATCGACGTGGACTCCGAGACGCGGGAGGCGTTGAGGGCAATGCACCGCCGCGACGTGTCGGAGTGGCATGCGGCGCTCACGGGTCGGTCGGGCGCGATGCCCGGTCCCCAGGACCTGGATCGCTACATGGAGGACCTGGTGGCGAGGCGCGTTCCGCTCCAGCCCGTTCCGCCGCTCCTAAAGGTTCGACTCCTCGAGGGTCTGGCTTGGACAGCGGACGCTCGAGCGATCCGCAATGCCACGGAGACTGCCCGCACGCTGCTGACCACCGTGACCCCCGGGCGGGGCCCCTGA
- a CDS encoding serine/threonine-protein kinase has product MTGAARWARVSELLNDALARDGSERAAFLDEACGSDEELRAEVEELLATHEASPAFLEMPFLRIGAPEAAPPDAGTRVGPYRLIRPLGRGGMGEVHLAVHEGADFQRHVALKVIRRGLDTEDVMARFRSERRILATLRHPNIATLVDGGTTDDGRPFFAMEYIEGLPLDVFCDERRLSVGQRLALFRRVCEAVHHAHQNLVVHRDLKPSNILVTEDGTPKLLDFGIARLLAASDPGHTRVQGPLLTPEYASPEHIAGEAVTTASDVYSLGVVLYELLTGRRPLDASTLLADVEVRPPDGRVPTKPSEAVNTRLVRRRPDGSQESLTPEDVSARRADTPTRLRRRLSGDLDTIVLRALSTEPSRRYHSAQALADDLERYQEGLPILARPDTLTYRLATFTRRHRLAVASGTALLLMLVGATALSLAQSRRIASEAERVRAERDKALEVRSFLIEMFGTTGAGRAAGDSLTAGALLDRTMAGLDGEYAAEPAILAEMQEVLAEGYRRMGRLERADSLARASLALREELLGSEHPDVAAALGTLGLILRDRGLSDKAEPLLRRAVALRRGTGADRLDDLARSLNDLGLVLVEQARYDEAAAAYTESLAVRRAAHPGPHRGIAVTTSNLAALRYTQGRYDEAVSLGQQALAALRGTVGPDHQRSLVAQQNLAVMRDVAGDRAGAAAEYRDVLARRQRVLGADHPDLVASHQALATTLLAANQAAEAEQHARRALSIVQRSLPQGGSRSEEAEALSWVARTVAAQDRLEEALDLQTQAMRILRAFYPDGHPSVAQQANALAQQLRTMRRYDAAVNYHQEAVAVAERTQGEDHPQTLVYAFGLGQTLLERGDASAAVPHLGRALDGLTRSLGEQHDVVFAGLLVLAQAEAARGDTLRADSLLAVASERIPEGDAGRSRRARLERARAQVDRKERGPSAP; this is encoded by the coding sequence ATGACCGGGGCCGCGCGTTGGGCCCGGGTGTCGGAGCTGCTCAACGACGCGCTCGCGCGCGACGGCTCGGAGCGCGCCGCTTTCCTGGACGAGGCGTGCGGCAGCGACGAGGAACTGCGTGCCGAGGTCGAGGAGTTGCTGGCCACCCACGAAGCCTCGCCTGCGTTCCTGGAGATGCCGTTCCTGCGCATCGGAGCACCCGAGGCGGCGCCGCCCGATGCGGGCACGCGCGTCGGCCCCTACCGCCTGATCCGTCCGCTGGGACGGGGTGGCATGGGCGAAGTCCACCTCGCCGTGCACGAGGGCGCCGATTTCCAACGGCACGTGGCCCTCAAGGTCATCCGCCGCGGGTTGGACACCGAAGACGTCATGGCGCGCTTCCGTTCGGAGAGGCGCATCCTCGCAACCCTCCGCCATCCCAACATCGCCACGCTCGTCGACGGTGGAACGACGGACGACGGGCGCCCGTTCTTCGCGATGGAATACATCGAGGGGCTGCCGCTCGACGTGTTCTGCGACGAGCGTCGGCTCTCGGTAGGCCAGCGCTTGGCCCTGTTCCGGCGCGTCTGCGAGGCAGTGCACCATGCCCACCAGAATCTGGTGGTGCATCGCGATCTCAAGCCGTCCAACATCCTCGTGACCGAAGATGGAACACCCAAGCTCCTCGACTTCGGCATCGCGCGCCTGTTGGCAGCGTCGGACCCAGGGCACACGCGCGTCCAAGGCCCCCTGTTGACGCCGGAGTACGCCTCCCCGGAGCACATCGCCGGGGAGGCCGTCACCACCGCCAGCGACGTATACAGCCTCGGCGTGGTGCTCTACGAGTTGTTGACCGGTCGGCGACCGCTCGACGCCTCGACGCTCCTCGCCGATGTCGAGGTGCGGCCTCCGGACGGTCGCGTGCCCACCAAGCCCAGCGAAGCCGTCAACACGCGCCTCGTGCGCCGACGTCCGGACGGTAGTCAGGAGTCGCTCACCCCAGAGGACGTGAGCGCACGGCGCGCCGATACCCCCACCCGTCTCCGCCGCCGCCTGAGCGGCGACCTGGATACCATCGTGCTGCGGGCGCTGTCGACGGAGCCTTCGCGGCGCTACCACTCGGCCCAGGCTCTGGCGGACGACCTCGAGCGCTACCAGGAAGGACTTCCCATCCTCGCTCGCCCTGACACGCTGACCTACCGCCTGGCCACCTTCACACGCCGTCACCGCCTGGCCGTCGCCTCGGGTACAGCTCTGCTGCTGATGCTGGTCGGCGCCACAGCGCTTTCGCTCGCTCAATCCCGACGCATCGCGTCCGAGGCGGAGCGCGTCCGCGCGGAGCGCGACAAGGCGCTGGAGGTCCGTTCATTCCTCATCGAGATGTTCGGCACCACTGGCGCGGGGCGGGCGGCGGGAGACTCGCTCACGGCCGGAGCGCTGCTGGATCGTACCATGGCGGGTCTGGACGGGGAGTACGCCGCCGAGCCGGCCATCCTCGCAGAAATGCAGGAGGTGCTGGCCGAAGGGTATCGGCGCATGGGGCGGCTGGAGCGCGCCGATTCGCTGGCCCGGGCGTCCTTGGCCCTGCGCGAGGAGCTGCTCGGCTCCGAGCACCCCGACGTGGCGGCGGCCCTGGGCACACTGGGGCTGATCCTCCGCGACCGCGGCCTCTCCGATAAGGCAGAACCCCTGCTGCGCAGGGCGGTGGCGCTGCGCCGGGGCACGGGTGCCGATCGCCTGGACGATCTGGCCCGGTCCCTCAACGATCTCGGTCTGGTGCTCGTAGAGCAGGCGCGCTACGACGAGGCAGCCGCGGCCTACACCGAATCGCTCGCAGTCCGCCGGGCCGCCCACCCGGGCCCCCATCGGGGCATTGCGGTGACGACGAGCAACCTGGCCGCGTTGCGCTACACACAGGGGCGCTACGACGAAGCCGTATCCCTGGGGCAGCAGGCGCTCGCGGCCCTGCGCGGCACCGTGGGGCCCGACCACCAACGCAGCCTGGTCGCCCAGCAGAACCTGGCCGTGATGCGCGACGTCGCCGGAGACCGGGCGGGCGCCGCTGCCGAGTACCGGGACGTGCTCGCCCGCCGGCAACGCGTGCTGGGCGCCGACCATCCCGACCTCGTCGCCAGTCACCAGGCGCTCGCGACGACGCTGCTGGCAGCGAACCAGGCCGCCGAGGCCGAGCAGCATGCCCGCCGGGCGCTTTCCATCGTGCAACGCTCCCTTCCGCAGGGCGGCTCCCGGTCTGAGGAGGCGGAGGCCCTCTCCTGGGTCGCCCGCACGGTCGCTGCTCAGGACCGTCTGGAGGAGGCGCTGGACCTACAGACCCAAGCGATGCGCATCCTGCGCGCGTTCTATCCAGACGGGCACCCGAGCGTCGCCCAACAGGCGAACGCGCTGGCACAGCAGCTCCGAACCATGCGGCGCTACGACGCCGCGGTGAACTACCATCAGGAAGCGGTGGCGGTCGCGGAGCGGACGCAGGGCGAGGACCATCCCCAGACGCTGGTCTACGCCTTCGGGCTGGGGCAGACGCTCCTGGAACGCGGGGACGCCTCTGCCGCCGTGCCGCACCTGGGGCGTGCGCTCGACGGACTGACCCGGTCGCTCGGCGAGCAGCATGACGTGGTGTTCGCCGGCCTGCTGGTCCTGGCCCAGGCGGAGGCGGCGCGTGGCGACACGCTGCGGGCGGACTCTCTTCTGGCCGTGGCATCGGAACGGATCCCGGAGGGAGACGCGGGCCGGAGCCGGAGGGCACGTCTGGAGCGGGCCCGAGCGCAGGTCGACCGGAAGGAGCGCGGGCCCAGCGCTCCATGA
- a CDS encoding di-heme oxidoredictase family protein — MGFRALCGAHHRCSFPAGAAPARLALLGLAVFAVACAPPAPLLVEAEPGAHLPGLSTEERALFEAGRALFTQPFTPAQGLGPLFNQTQCSSCHDLPTSGGHGAEPVRKATRYEAASGCDLLEDAGGDLLQAYVTAEGRAAGLTPEMIPAEATGISEIHAPPLFGLGLVEALSTERVAATEDPDDRDGDGISGRMGRSADGRPALFGLKAVHPTLHSFIEGATRGELGLTTPEHPEEERAAGSAVPAAADPAPDPEVDAAFLEAVSAFVRLLAPPAAAVPEDRAAQEAARRGERVFAEAGCDGCHTPLWTTGVTTSAALSRKTFRAYSDFLLHDMGPGLADVCAVGVAPSEWRTARLVGLRLRTTYLHNGRAQRVEDAILLHGGEAQRSRDVFAALGSQERQDLLHFLGTL, encoded by the coding sequence ATGGGTTTCCGAGCGCTGTGCGGTGCACACCACCGCTGCTCCTTCCCGGCCGGTGCCGCTCCAGCGCGGCTCGCGCTGCTCGGCCTCGCGGTGTTCGCGGTGGCCTGCGCGCCGCCGGCTCCCCTCCTCGTCGAGGCCGAGCCCGGGGCGCACCTGCCGGGACTCAGCACCGAGGAGCGGGCGCTCTTCGAGGCGGGGCGGGCTCTGTTCACCCAGCCGTTCACTCCGGCGCAGGGACTCGGGCCCCTCTTCAACCAGACCCAGTGCAGCTCCTGCCATGATCTCCCCACCAGCGGCGGCCATGGCGCAGAACCGGTTCGCAAAGCGACGCGCTACGAGGCGGCCAGCGGGTGCGACCTGTTGGAAGATGCGGGTGGAGACCTGCTGCAAGCCTATGTGACCGCCGAAGGACGGGCGGCGGGCCTGACTCCGGAGATGATTCCCGCCGAGGCAACGGGCATCAGCGAGATCCATGCACCGCCACTTTTTGGACTGGGGCTCGTGGAAGCGCTTTCGACCGAGCGCGTGGCAGCGACGGAGGATCCCGACGATCGGGATGGCGACGGCATCTCCGGCCGGATGGGGCGCTCCGCGGACGGACGGCCCGCGCTCTTCGGGCTGAAAGCGGTCCATCCCACCCTCCACTCATTCATCGAAGGGGCGACGCGTGGGGAGCTCGGGCTCACGACACCGGAGCACCCCGAGGAGGAGCGTGCGGCGGGGAGCGCCGTCCCGGCCGCGGCCGATCCCGCACCCGATCCGGAGGTGGATGCCGCGTTCCTGGAGGCCGTCAGTGCCTTTGTGCGCCTGCTCGCTCCGCCCGCCGCCGCAGTGCCCGAGGACCGCGCTGCCCAAGAGGCTGCGCGACGGGGAGAGCGCGTGTTCGCGGAAGCTGGCTGTGACGGGTGCCACACGCCCCTGTGGACCACCGGGGTGACGACGTCGGCGGCTCTGTCCCGGAAGACCTTCCGTGCCTACTCCGACTTCCTGCTCCACGACATGGGGCCGGGGCTGGCCGATGTATGTGCGGTGGGCGTCGCTCCGTCCGAGTGGCGGACGGCGCGACTGGTGGGCCTGCGCCTGCGCACCACCTATCTGCACAACGGACGGGCTCAGCGCGTGGAGGACGCCATCCTCCTTCACGGCGGCGAAGCGCAACGCTCGCGGGACGTATTCGCCGCACTGGGTTCGCAGGAGCGCCAGGACCTCCTCCACTTCCTCGGAACGCTCTGA
- a CDS encoding PadR family transcriptional regulator: MPRPLGVTSLQILGAIRDGATYGLDIVAHTGLPSGTVYPTLGRLKQRGLVRASWEDQRRAEREGRPRRRYYEVSAEGARALTEGAARVSSLARDLRHAVRGAG; encoded by the coding sequence ATGCCACGCCCGCTGGGAGTGACCAGCCTGCAGATCCTCGGTGCCATCCGCGACGGAGCCACCTACGGGCTCGACATCGTCGCCCACACCGGGCTGCCGTCCGGGACGGTCTACCCGACGCTGGGACGCCTCAAGCAGCGGGGACTGGTGCGCGCCTCCTGGGAGGATCAGCGGCGCGCCGAGCGGGAAGGGCGGCCGCGGCGGCGCTACTACGAGGTCTCCGCAGAGGGCGCACGGGCGCTGACGGAGGGTGCGGCCCGCGTCTCGAGCCTCGCTCGCGACCTTCGGCACGCGGTGCGTGGCGCCGGATGA
- a CDS encoding sigma-70 family RNA polymerase sigma factor, with translation MSRPADSSKDQITRLLVEARDGDRAAFDRLLPAVYEELRSLAQGRLRWERDGHTLNATALVHEAYLKLVDQDQVQWQSRGHFFAVASEAMRRILVNHARARNAQKRGGAHDHVDLHDTQVFSSDREAEGIEALGDALDRLQAFDPRGAHVVTYRFFGGLSHGEVAEVLGVSEITVRRAWTSARVWLRRELGDDFGLEASP, from the coding sequence ATGTCCAGGCCTGCCGACTCTTCCAAGGATCAGATCACCCGACTCCTGGTCGAAGCGCGCGACGGCGATCGCGCAGCGTTCGACCGGCTCTTGCCGGCCGTCTATGAGGAACTGCGATCCCTGGCCCAGGGACGTCTGCGCTGGGAGCGTGACGGACACACTTTGAACGCCACCGCCCTGGTTCACGAAGCCTATCTCAAGCTCGTGGATCAGGACCAGGTGCAGTGGCAGAGTCGCGGGCACTTCTTCGCCGTCGCCTCCGAGGCGATGCGGCGCATCCTGGTCAACCACGCCCGCGCACGGAACGCGCAGAAGCGAGGGGGAGCCCACGACCACGTGGACCTCCACGACACGCAGGTCTTCTCCAGCGACCGCGAGGCTGAAGGCATCGAGGCGCTCGGAGATGCGCTGGATCGTCTGCAGGCCTTCGATCCTCGCGGCGCCCACGTCGTCACCTACCGGTTCTTCGGAGGCCTGAGCCACGGGGAGGTGGCCGAGGTGCTCGGGGTCTCCGAGATCACCGTGCGTCGTGCCTGGACCAGTGCGCGGGTCTGGCTGCGGCGGGAACTGGGCGACGACTTCGGCCTCGAGGCCAGCCCATGA